The genomic window atctacacgaccaaacacaaactacacaaccaaactagacaaccaaacacaatctacacaaccaaacaccaACTACACAACCAatctacacaaccaaacacaaactacacaaccaaacacaatctacacaaccaaacaccaactacacaaccaaacacaaactacacaaccaaacacaaagtacacaaccaaacacaaactacacaaccaaacacaaactacacaaccaaacacaaactacacaaccaaacacaaactacacaaccaaacacaaactacacaaccaaacacaaactacacaaccaaacacaaactacacaaccaaacacaatctacacaaccaaacacaaactacacaaccaaacacaaactacacaaccaaacacaaactatacgatcaaacacaaactacacaaccaaagtacacgaccaaacacaaactacacaaccaaacaccaactacacaaccaaactacacgaccaaacacaaactacacaaccaaacacaaactacatgaccaaacacaaactacacaaccaaacacaaactacacaaccatacaccaactacacaaccaaactacacgaccaaacacaaactacacaaccaaacacaaactacacaaccaaacacaaactacacaaccaaactacacaaccaaacacaaactacacaaccaaacacaaactacacaaccaaacacaaactacacaaccaaactacacaaccaaacacaaactacacaaccaaagtacacgaccaaacacaaactatacgatcaaacacaaactacacaaccaaagtacacgaccaaacacaaactacacaaccaaacacaaactacacaaccaaacaccaactacacaaccaaactacacgaccaaacacaaactacacaaccaaacacaaactacacaaccaaacacaaactacacaaccaaacacaaactacacaaactacaaaaacaaactacacgaccaaacacaaactacacaaccaaacacaaactacacaaccaaactacacaaccaaacacaaactacacaaccaaagtacacgaccaaacacaaactacacaaccaaacacaaactacatgaccaaacacaaactacacaaccaaacaccaactacacaaccaaactacacgaccaaacacaaactacacgaccaaacacaaactacacaaccaaacacaaactacacaaccaaacacacacttcacaacCAAAATACatgaccaaacacaaactacacaaccaaacacaaactacacaaccaaacacaaactacacaaccaaagtacacgaccaaacacaaactacacaaccaaagtacacgaccaaacacaaactatacgatcaaacacaaactacacaaccaaacacaaactacacaaccaaacacaaactacacaaccaaagtacacgaccaaacacaaactacacaaccaaagtacacgaccaaacacaaactacacaaccaaacacaaactacacaaccaaacaccaactacacaaccaaactacacgaccaaacacaaactacacaaactacaaaaacaaactacacgaccaaacacaaactacacaaccaaacacaaactacacaaccaaactacacaaccaaacacaaactacacaaccaaagtacacgaccaaacacaaactacacaaccaaacacaaactacatgaccaaacacaaactacacaaccaaacaccaactacacaaccaaactacacgaccaaacacaaactacacgaccaaacacaaactacacaaccaaacacaaactacacaaccaaacacaaactacacaaccaaagtacacgaccaaacacaaactacacaaccaaacacaaactacacaaccaaagtACACaaccaaactacacaaccaaacacaaactacacaaccaaacacaaactacacaaccaaagtacacaaccaaacacaaactacacagccaaacacaaactactATAAACTATAGTTAGATAAGGAGCCTGAATCAAGAGTgggctttttaaggagaggtttaattacagctactttaaatgattgaggtacATAGCCTGTCAGCAAAGACATATTGATCATACTGAGTAAAGAACTGCTAACTAATGGAAGGACTTCTTTTAGCAGCTTAGTTGGGATTGGGTCTAAAAGACAGGTCGatggtttagctgaagaaactgttgaaaccagttcaggAAGGTCAATGGGTGAAAAACAGTCTTGGTATACATCTGGCTTTAACGCCGTTTCAATGATCCCGCTGTTGGTAAAGGGTCCTACACTAGTTAAAGGTAAGAGGTTACTAATTTGATCTCTAATCTTTAAGATTTGATCATTAAAGAAGCTCATAAAGTCATCGCTGCTGAGGGCTAAAGGAATACATGGCTCAGTGGAGCTATGACTGTCAGCCTGgctactaaatgttaaatataaatccaaatgttaaatataaatataaatgttaaatataaatataaatgtgaaaaaatctaaatcttaaatctaaatgttgattgttaaatataaatattaaatgttaaatctgatcAGTACCAATCTattttgtctgtgaaggttctcagtcatccatgTCATTTAGGCATCCAATCTATTGTGGTACTTCTGCTAgacggcagtgtgaatttgtatggGGCACCGTTTGTACCAaagtctatggtacggacaagaTAAGTtactattgctaagtctgtatcgctttatgaagcttttatttttggtgtctcTGCTAGGCGGCAGTCAGTGTgcatttgcatatcagctaaatatttaggatcgcagagcaacatttaacatttggatttaacagtgatcgtaactttatatatttatcaCAACAAAATTTaatgtgaagatcacaaatattgctctaaatgtgataaaaaaagtgacttttaaaattgtacgctacattttggagctaaatgtggagaattgatgccgttattttcagtgtgcacaactttacaaacagcgccccatacaAACATTAACTACACAACCAAATACAGACTACACAACTTAATACAGACTATGCAACCATTAGTTCAGCCGTGTTTTAGCCTAGGTTAAGAGGTATTGAAACAACAATCAGTGACACAGTTTCAAAGTCTTGTAGATGCACTTTATTCATCGTACCTGCTGATCACAGGGGATTCTGGGAATGTTCAGATTGAAACAAAACATGCTGAGTTACATCACCAACAGCATCACAAGAGACAGTGGATAAAAGTATCGTCTCTTTACTCCACAACAAGAGTCACATGGTGGGTTTGGTCCACGTTCCTCCCAGCAGACAGATTAAAACTCATTCCTGAGAGAGTATCTGATCACAGTGACATGTATCATCATGTTTTTGATTTACACTTCTTCATATATACATGCTCCCGTACCTGTAAACACCTTTACAGCAGGAACCTTTCAGACTGGAATCAGAGTTAATTtcaacaggaaaaaaagagaagtatgTTTTTTGTTCCTCATAATTCCTCTTCACTCGTCGATACTCTCATAGACTTCAAATCTGTACTGGATGCcgttctcctcctgcagctctttaGACACTCCTGGAAACCTGTAGGAGAAACAAGTCATACTGTTAACCTGttactgagtcttatcctgtcttggtgttgggtctctgttcataatttgacatagagtggtctagacctgctcgctatacaaataaagattgattgattgatctgtatgtctttctttatggTCTGTTTTCAACAGAAACACATAAATGCTGAATTATAAACCACTCTGCCCACAATGTGTCACTGTGACAGTTCATTCTCCATGTTCCCCCTAAATAAAGTGGATCATATGATGCTGATGAACAGATTCTCGTCATATTTGATTTGCATacttgttaaaggtgacatcacacttttttcatcaatatatattggtctaagaggtccccaaaacatgtctttaaagtttatgctcaaaaaaacactttgaaatcagattttggtctgcctgaaaaaccctcttcttcagtcctcctcagaacaggctgttttccctctgaccacgccccctcaggaagtggatgtgcctcggctgtccagcacgttgatctaatgtttacatgttggctgaatatacacggctgctcagagatcgcgttacttcaaccctctgaatctgatccagaatctgatcctgacggagaggcgcctgcagcaaggacctttctgaaccattggtcacagatttagtgtttcttgttgttttatttatcagtatgtagatttgtgtcttggtacacagctacagctacggcatgtagctatgtggctatgctaattagcgctagcacttttccgtgataaataaaaatcatccactagatcttcaaatctgcagacgtggggagtaaaaccgacctctaccagaaaggcagcgggaccttttctgaaggattggtcacagatttagtgtttcttgttgttttatttgtcagtatgtcgacgtgtgtcttggtacacagctacagctacgacatgtagctatgtagctatgctaactagcgctagcacttatccatgataaataaaatcatccactagatcttcaaatctgcagacgtggggagtaaaaccgacctttgtgtttattaagacagcctacaactagcatgcctccctcctaagctccttgttagcacacatgtgtgcaggtaatgaaaaacaggggagggattcagtattattttatacagtctatgggctgaacaagctccgagctctgactccgttacagaccggatattgttgttacgtaacaaaaacactgaagtctgaaacggctggtttcacacacatttacagaaaggtggagaaatcagaacaggggcagaatggattcttttcattctcgggggggtttgtagacatgccagggaaacatatttcaggtagagaaccattaaaaagtcaattttgcatgatatgtcacctttaatacaacagagagagaagttGAGAAAGCTCTTAAGTGAGACAGCAGCTGAAATAAAGCGTGTGATGATCTTACTCTGGCAGCAGACGATATTTATCTGGACTGATTTCAGGGAGGAACGTATCGCAGTCAAACTGCTTCAGGATCCGTGTGACGAACAGCCTCCTGCTCCCCGGGCTCTCCATCAACTCCTGGGTAacccaaacaacacaaacataaacacacaaacgaTCTGTGATACTCTCACGGATAAAGACGAGCTCTGGCGTTTTTACACCTGGGCTCTATGTCTACGTGTTCAGAGGTATAAACCACAGAGAGGTGCGGAGAGGTCTGATGTGGCAGCAGTTCAATGACCAGACCTCCATGCTGTACCTTGTAGAGAGAGGTTCCTCCTATGACCCAGACCTGGTCCGCCTTATCTGCCAGCTCGGTGTCCAGCAGTCTGAGAGCGGAGCTGAAGTCTGCAGCCAGGTGGTGAGCACCTGCAGGAGGCtctctggaggagaggaggaaacacaaatCAGGTTAACACCAcagctggatgtgtgtgtgtgaacactgCAGGAACAACACAGCTCAGAGAGACCACAGCTGAACGTctgctctgcttcttctttcagGTTTGTGTCTGAGGAAGTTTGGTTTTATTGTGTGTTGCAGTTATTCTTTCAAAACTCtcaagaagtggaaaaaggagggGCAGTCAGATCAATGCGGTGATGGTGGGTGTAGATGTGTTTGCAAGATATTAATTACAAcgtttacaaaaaacaaacgcCAACAAGGCCGGAGTACAGCAGGAAAtcctaaacacaaacacagactcagcAGAGACACTGGCTGTTCTCGAAACCATCCACTACAtacagaggtgggtagtaataagttacatttactccgttacatgtacttgagtagttttttcaaaaaattgtacttctgagagtatttgttttgcagagtactttttactcctactcaagtacatttgtgttaaaaaatatgttcttttactttgttacattgggctgtccagtctctacttttaccgttcctttatttcttcattttatatgttttatactcagccgatctctcacacagctccttctgatccagagctataaatagcctcaacactgaatgaacggagaagtagctccgccccctcctccacctacagctggggagagaggctgtgtaatacctgcgtcccctttggaggaacatgtttaccctgtacccaacatccagactctctcataacttctaaatgacaagaaggagaaacagtcacattatgagctgcttactttgtctatacggtggaaatctggagcttatagaacaattaaatcttaaaaacatgtcatggtgagttatcagttaggtaagctaaggatcatactggttaatattaaatcttaaaagcatgtcatggtgagttatcagttagggaaggatcatactagttaatattaaatcttaaaaacatgttatagtgagttatcagttaggtaagctaaggatcatactggttaatattaaatcttaaaagcatgtcatggtgagttatcagttagggaaggatcatactagttaatattaaatcttaaaaacatgttatagttagttatcagttaggtaagctaaggatcatactagttaatattaaatcttaaaaacatgtcatggtgagttctcagttaggtaagctaaggatcatactggttaatattaaatcttaaaaacatgtcatggtgagttctcagttaggtaagctaaggatcatactggttaatattaaatcttaaaaacatgtcatggtgagttatcagttaggtaagctaaggatcatactagttaatattaaatcttaaaaacatgttatagttagttatcagttagggaaggatcatactagttaatattaaatcttaaaaacatgttatagttagttatcagttaggtaagctaatgatcatactggttaatattaaatcttaaaaacatgtcatggtgagttctcagttaggtaagctaaggatcatactggttaatattaaatcttaaaaacatgttagttagttatcagttaggtaagctaatgatcatactggttaatattaaatcttaaaagcatgtcatggtgagttatcagttaggtaagctaatgatcatactggttaatattaaatcttaaaagcatgtcatggtgagttatcagttaggtaagctaaggatcatactagttaatattaaatcttaaaagcatgtcatggtgagttatcagttaggtaaggatcatactagttaatattaaatcttaaaatcatgttatagttagttatcagttagggaaggatcatactggttaatatcaaatcttaaaaacatgttatagttagttatcagttaggtaagctaaggatcatactagttaatattaaatcttaaaaacatgttatagttagttatcagttaggtaagctaatgatcatactggttaatattaaatcttaaaaacatgttatagtgagttatcagttaggtaagctaaggatcatactggttaatattaaatcttaaaagcatgttatagttagttatcagttagggaaggatcatactagttaatattaaatcttaaaaacatgtcatggtgagttatcagttaggtaagctaaggatcatactggttaatattaaatcttaaaaacatgtcatggtgagttatcagttaggtaagctaaggatcatactggttaatattaaatcttaaaaacatgtcatggtgagttatcagttaggtaagctaaggatcatactggttaatattaaatcttaaaaacatgttagttagttatcagttaggtaaggatcatactggttaatattaaatcttaaaatcatgttagaaatgttggacagtaatctaaagtaacttctaagagcagtaaggtagcatgctaattcaaacagctgcttctgaagctcaacagtcacctcagagagattcttcaggactgagttcaggcctttttaaacacttccaagttgttttagtattttcaagttatgtttttaagtaagatgtactgaaaataagttaataggttaaaaaagaaagtttgtaaGGGATAGatatttttaattgtaatgTGGGAGTATTTAAACCAGAtgtaaaactagaaaaatatttgttatttgaaaagCAGAAGTATAGACAGGCTATTTGTAATTTTAGAGTGAATAACACCAGGACCCCTAAGGTCACGGGAAGGTATAAAGGCCTGGATAGAAAACTGAGGATTTGTCATCTCTGTAATGATGATAGTGTAGGGGATGAGAACCatgttttgtttgaatgcagcaacacaagcattctgaataaCAGAGAGAGGTTCATACCCAGGTGTTATTTTcaacgtccctctgtgtttaaattaattttgcttttgcaatcagataagccaaaacttatctgtaaattaggagcttttctgaagaatgtccttccattgtttaagtaagatctgttgtacttcaaacatgccgtgtgccatcattatattgttttgttatttgtaatttatgttttgtggctccataccatgtgatcatggtctgagcatcaaattaaaatgaatgaaatgaaatgaaaatgatgttCTGGAGTTGTGAtcacatctcagacacagtttgaagttctagcttgttttaataaatgaaagagggtacattagtttgagcacagtgcagcttctctttctttaatgtttgaaagtaaaccatgcctaacagcattcatttagacatgttcctatttatgtcactttattaaagtcAGTGTgctcttcacattgttattagcatttccaatacaatacaattttatatatgacactactcacaagttactcactacttgagtagtttttttttaggtacttatttactcttactcaagtacttatttctatgagtactcttacttctacttgagtaacatcattgtaaagtaacagtacttttacttgagtactgtttggGTTTACTCTACACACCTCTGGCTACATACGACCAATGACTgcagtctgtagtctgactgttctgttggatctggtctgcaggctgctgggtcaggcgttgctggattaccagtttcagaaagctgaagtaaacaacggccaagctgatagataaactgcttctttaacatcactgatgatttaaaaagttaagaagtggtttatatggaatttaataatttttcacagcacctaaaaactgagtgctccTGCAACAAGCACGATCTCTGGTCTTAAAAAGTCCGGACTGTAAAGCTGTGATCCTGTGGACTGATAATACTGAAAGATATCAGAGTTCaataacaagtaaacaaatGACATGTAATCTCTAAACTCATCAGTGGAGTGGAAACATGACTCAGAGGAAGGCAGTGTGTGAACACTTTAATGTTTGAGTCTTGTGTAGTCTCAGCTGTGTTGTTGTCATGGCGCTCACTGAGAGTGAAACATACTTGCACTGTCTGCTGAGGACGATGTTGATCCGGCTGTTTAAAGGTCTGTTCTTCTCTGGGATGGAGAACCAGGTCTTCCTGCCCATGATCACCACGTTCTGCTTTCCTGCAGGAGAGAAAGGTTCATCGTGAGGTTATCAATCATGGATGTTTATGTTGAGCTCCCAGTGTGATACGCCTGACTCAATAGACGAGTTATTTGAAGAGTAAAACTTTGGACTGGTGGTCAACGACTGAGCAGtcatcagagacagagctgacccagtctatgggacGGACAAGCTAAGGtggtattgctaagtctgtaactctttatgaagcttttattttggtatttctgctagACAGCAGAGGGAATttacatatcagctaaatatttaggatcacagagcaacatttaacatttagatttaacatttaaatttaacatttaaatttaacatttaaatttaatatttagatttaatatttagatttaacattaagatttaacatttaaatttaacatttagatttaatatttagatttaacatttagatttaatattaaaatttaATATTAAGATTTGATATcaagatttaacattgaacatttagatttaatgttgaacatttagatttaacgttgaacattaagatttaacatttaacatttagatttaacatttagatttaacatttaacatttagatttaacattgaacatttagatttaacgttgaacatttagatttaatgttgaacatttagatttaatgttgaacattaagatttaacatttagatttaacatttagatttaacatttagatttaacattgaacatttagatttaacgttgaacatttagatttaacgttgaacattaagatttaacatttaacatttagatttaacattgaacgtttagatttaacgttgaacatttagatttaatgttgaacattaagatttaacattgaacgtttagatttaacgttgaacatttagatttaatgttgaacattaagatttaacattgaacatttagatttaacattgaacatttatatttaacattgaacatttagatataatgtcgaacatttagatttaacattgaacatttagatttagcgttgaacatttatatttaacattgaacatttagagttatatttaacatttatatttaacattgatcgtttagatttatatttaacattttgatttgtactaacatttagatttaacgttgaacattttgattaaacgttgaacatttagatttaacattgaacatttagatttaacgttgaacatttagatttaacgttgaacatttagatttaacgttgaacatttagattaaacgttgaacattttgattaaacgttgaacatttatatttaacgttgaacatttagattaaacgttgaacatttatatttaacgttgaacatttagattaaacgttgaacatttagattaaacgttgaacatttatatttaacgttgaacatttagattaaacgttgaacatttatatttaacgttgaacatttagattaaacgttgaacatttatatttaacgttgaacatttagattaaacgttgaacatttatatttaacgttgaacatttagattaaacgttgaacatttatatttaacgttgaacatttagatttaacgttgaacatttagattaaacgttgaacatttagatttaacgttgaacatttacattaaacgttgaacatttatatttaacgttgaacatttagattaaacgttgaacatttatatttaacgttgaacatttagattaaacgttgaacatttatatttaacgttgaacatttagattaaacgttgaacatttagatttatatttaacgtttagatttaacgttgaacatttagattaaatgttgaacatttagatttaacgttgaacatttagatttaacattgaacatttagatatagatttagcattttgattttagtattattttcttaaatatattgtggcaagaaaaataaatgtgaaaaagccaatattgctctaaatgtgataaagacGGAACTTTAAAAACGTATTGTTATATTTTCaaagatgttttggagctacatgtggagaaatgttgttatttttggtgcgcacaactttacaaacagctccACATGCTAATATCCTCCATTAGAATCCCAAAATGTTACATTcttgtttatatgttttaactttaaaggctAAATCGGCTGAGCGGGAACATTTTAATCTACTGAAACGTATTCTTcaaaagaagatgtttgtccagactgagtcctgtctgtaagatgggactggatctgatccggtcttgatgttgggtctttgttaataata from Notolabrus celidotus isolate fNotCel1 chromosome 9, fNotCel1.pri, whole genome shotgun sequence includes these protein-coding regions:
- the dhfr gene encoding dihydrofolate reductase, whose protein sequence is MPRVLNGIVAVCPDLGIGMNGNLPWHPVRLNNEFKHFRKMTSTPAVQGKQNVVIMGRKTWFSIPEKNRPLNSRINIVLSRQCKEPPAGAHHLAADFSSALRLLDTELADKADQVWVIGGTSLYKELMESPGSRRLFVTRILKQFDCDTFLPEISPDKYRLLPEFPGVSKELQEENGIQYRFEVYESIDE